In one window of Tellurirhabdus rosea DNA:
- a CDS encoding lantibiotic dehydratase, whose amino-acid sequence MKSSLSRTPFLVLRYPSLPLSTFRHIWSEGPEDERLAHLVALIGDHPALQEALFVASPELYAAWEQARVTPPEGRSVRKLYLTLLKYLIRATTRATPYGLFAGCATLTASQIASRPEQAHALVESPRQSAAYRRFDNSFLARLAYELVCLPELRPFFRYRPNSSLYRSGTSWRYLEFDYGEGERTYRLVRLDDSGPLRQLLDASQPGLSYDELLLFHEEHEVPAEDFREFVEELISSQVLLPDIFPNITGEEYPRLLFDALRRIAAQVPCPELAGRLGHLLAAQDQLTRINRGETASLPAYRAIFDALDAAGFPYQTGQLFHADLVHQPRQLTWCPTLSGQLQEAIRLLGRLSQTESPALTRFAARFRERYENQSVPLAQALDPENGIPFLLPDTGRPETPGAGPPAMAFRMKLYRRALRDKDSIVRLEEHRDDLPSADRLPGLSYGALVRLVSEGGVPGLLLQGVSGPSAANLLARFTLADPRLHQELSRLVEEEQRLYGDRVLADLSHLPYDRAGNVVMRRTTRPYEFPYGVHTLRPAEQIISLDELVLQHRQGRLQLWSTRLDREVIPLLNSSLNFSRDECLPLFQFLGHFQYTATQTETARWDWGFLSGEPFLPRIQYKNIVLSPACWNLPTAPLQQRIKAGLRLDDLRREHHLPRYVSLAEGDNLLTLDLTHEASLELLLEHCRHGELVCLQEALFDENNAWVVDAQGNPYAAEMVIPFVQEAPVTGPPAAATVNRPAIRRQSGKFFPGSEWAYFKIYAGQSFCDDLLREYLAPLCEKWVEKGRASAWFFVRYLDPDHHIRLRVKLTTPRELGPLIRALHRRLAVTMEAGLISRVCLDTYVPEEERYGHQLMEQAEQLFYANSRFVIRLLKLAGKSGWTDGELLKQVGALRLVDGWLTLARLSTDDKLRLVQAVSDTLLAELGKAEQEAVRSLISLQYREHKLLFQKALHPADGIEPAGSGSLDRLCEDFFAQVRRLPLVSEGPPLTSVELGLLSSHIHMFINRLFAQHQRVEELRFYDFYRRCLQAGAARQKPARQSSE is encoded by the coding sequence ATGAAATCATCTTTATCCCGCACACCTTTTCTGGTTCTTCGTTATCCCTCCCTCCCCCTTTCCACGTTCCGGCACATCTGGTCCGAAGGTCCCGAAGACGAACGGCTGGCCCATCTGGTGGCGCTGATCGGCGACCATCCGGCGCTTCAGGAGGCCCTGTTTGTCGCGTCGCCCGAGCTTTACGCCGCCTGGGAACAGGCCCGGGTCACGCCGCCCGAAGGCCGGTCGGTCCGCAAACTGTACCTGACGCTGCTGAAATACCTCATCCGGGCCACCACCCGCGCAACGCCCTACGGCCTGTTTGCCGGATGCGCCACCCTCACGGCCTCGCAGATTGCCAGCCGTCCGGAACAGGCACACGCCCTGGTCGAGTCGCCGCGGCAATCGGCCGCGTACCGCCGGTTCGACAACAGTTTTCTGGCCCGGCTGGCCTACGAACTGGTCTGCCTGCCGGAACTAAGGCCGTTTTTTCGCTACCGACCCAATTCGAGCCTGTACCGGTCCGGGACGTCGTGGCGCTATCTGGAATTCGATTACGGCGAAGGCGAGCGGACGTACCGGCTGGTCAGGCTCGACGATTCCGGGCCGCTTCGCCAGCTCCTCGACGCCAGTCAGCCCGGCCTTTCCTACGATGAACTGCTGCTTTTTCACGAAGAACACGAGGTTCCGGCGGAAGACTTCCGGGAGTTTGTCGAAGAACTCATCAGCAGCCAGGTGCTGCTGCCGGATATTTTTCCCAACATCACGGGCGAGGAATATCCCCGTCTGCTGTTTGACGCCCTCCGTCGGATTGCGGCGCAGGTGCCTTGCCCGGAACTGGCCGGACGGCTCGGGCATCTGCTCGCCGCCCAGGACCAGCTCACCCGGATCAACCGGGGCGAGACCGCTTCCCTTCCAGCTTACCGGGCCATTTTCGACGCCCTGGACGCCGCCGGATTTCCTTACCAGACCGGCCAGCTTTTCCACGCCGACCTTGTCCACCAACCCCGGCAGCTGACTTGGTGCCCGACGCTTTCGGGGCAGTTGCAGGAGGCCATCCGGCTTCTGGGCCGGTTGTCGCAGACCGAAAGCCCCGCGCTTACCCGTTTCGCGGCCCGGTTTCGGGAGCGGTACGAAAACCAGAGTGTGCCCCTGGCCCAGGCGCTTGACCCTGAAAACGGCATTCCGTTTCTCCTGCCCGACACCGGACGCCCGGAGACGCCCGGCGCGGGGCCGCCCGCGATGGCTTTTCGCATGAAACTGTACCGGCGGGCCCTGCGGGACAAGGACAGCATCGTCCGGCTGGAAGAGCACCGCGACGATCTGCCGTCGGCCGACCGTCTGCCCGGGCTTTCGTACGGGGCGCTGGTCCGGCTGGTGAGCGAGGGCGGCGTTCCGGGTCTGCTGCTTCAGGGCGTGAGCGGCCCCTCGGCGGCGAATCTGCTGGCCCGGTTTACGCTCGCCGACCCGCGGCTGCACCAGGAACTGTCGCGGCTGGTCGAGGAAGAACAGCGCCTGTACGGCGACCGGGTGCTGGCCGACCTGTCGCACCTGCCTTACGACCGGGCGGGCAACGTGGTGATGCGCCGGACGACCCGCCCCTACGAATTTCCGTACGGCGTTCATACCCTGCGTCCGGCCGAGCAGATCATCAGCCTGGATGAACTGGTGCTGCAGCACCGGCAGGGACGGCTGCAGCTCTGGTCTACGCGGCTGGACCGGGAAGTGATTCCGCTGCTGAATTCTTCGCTTAACTTTTCCCGGGACGAATGTCTGCCGCTGTTTCAGTTTCTGGGTCATTTCCAGTACACCGCCACCCAGACCGAGACCGCCCGCTGGGACTGGGGTTTTCTGAGCGGCGAGCCCTTTCTGCCCCGTATTCAGTACAAAAATATAGTGCTTAGTCCGGCCTGCTGGAATCTGCCCACGGCTCCGCTTCAGCAACGGATCAAAGCGGGCCTGCGTCTGGACGACCTGCGCCGGGAGCATCACCTGCCCCGCTACGTCTCGCTGGCCGAAGGCGATAACCTGCTGACGCTGGACCTGACGCACGAGGCCAGTCTGGAACTGCTTCTGGAGCATTGCCGCCACGGCGAGCTGGTCTGCCTGCAGGAGGCGCTCTTCGACGAAAATAACGCGTGGGTGGTCGATGCGCAGGGAAATCCGTACGCCGCCGAGATGGTCATTCCGTTTGTGCAGGAGGCCCCGGTGACGGGACCGCCCGCGGCGGCAACGGTCAATCGACCCGCCATCCGGAGGCAGAGCGGCAAGTTTTTTCCGGGCAGCGAATGGGCTTATTTCAAAATTTACGCCGGGCAGTCCTTCTGCGACGATCTGTTGCGGGAGTATCTGGCTCCCCTCTGCGAAAAGTGGGTGGAGAAAGGGCGGGCCTCGGCCTGGTTCTTCGTGCGGTACCTCGACCCGGACCACCACATCCGGCTGCGGGTGAAACTGACCACGCCGCGCGAACTGGGCCCGCTGATCCGCGCGCTGCACAGGCGGCTGGCGGTGACGATGGAAGCCGGGCTCATCAGCCGGGTCTGCCTCGACACCTACGTTCCGGAAGAAGAACGCTACGGGCATCAGCTCATGGAACAGGCCGAACAGCTTTTTTACGCCAACAGCCGGTTTGTGATTCGCCTCCTGAAACTGGCCGGAAAGAGCGGCTGGACGGACGGTGAACTCCTCAAACAGGTAGGCGCCCTCCGGCTGGTGGACGGCTGGCTGACCCTGGCGCGGCTGAGTACGGACGATAAGCTCCGGCTGGTGCAGGCGGTTTCCGATACGCTGCTGGCGGAGTTGGGCAAAGCTGAACAGGAGGCGGTCCGGAGTTTGATTTCCCTGCAGTACCGCGAACACAAACTGCTGTTTCAAAAAGCATTACATCCGGCAGACGGGATCGAACCGGCGGGGAGCGGGTCGCTGGACAGGCTGTGTGAAGATTTCTTCGCGCAGGTCCGTCGGCTGCCGCTGGTTTCGGAAGGACCTCCCCTCACGTCGGTAGAACTGGGGCTGCTCAGCAGCCATATCCACATGTTCATCAACCGATTGTTCGCCCAGCACCAGCGCGTCGAGGAGTTGCGTTTTTACGATTTTTACCGGCGCTGTCTACAGGCCGGTGCCGCCCGGCAGAAACCGGCCCGGCAGTCTTCAGAGTAG
- a CDS encoding outer membrane beta-barrel protein: MKTYVMLWLLAGSLSGYGRSLFPPSSAADTGTVVRPAGEWVLRGVVLDSVSRQPVPFATLRLVELRQARESRGTSANGQGQFTLNLATENAYRIEVSSVGYQSRSLPLLPDAGQPLLQIVLKAAPNTLKEVAVRASRPLVEEQLDRLVYHADRDQTAQGGLATDLMRKVPLVTVLPDGGLSVRGSTSVKLLVNGRSSVLSNNPAELLRQIPAESIKAIEVITTPSARYEAEGATLVNIVTKKNLAQGLNATLNGGIGSTGSNAASSLSANYKKLSLNAGLTGNWFYNPFAADADLYQIEAGERQKVLRQEASGTMGIQVVNANAGVEYRLTDKSRLLLGLNHRVRQVRTDREATFRSPLDDSPLPSGNYHSRMQAVTNDWSAEYSRTFGRAQQELVLSWTGGTTRNRTVSDPAPPGLSDTRALNREQVFQADYQYPLRRNWLVETGVRFTSRTISNSLADSLTDRRLSTLQYRQQIGAAYLSSQWDLKNRWSFRAGMRLEQTYNRIEQATGRQPQQYTNLFPNVLLQKKLKNARSLKLAYGLRIQRPPAQLLNPAVATVDPVSRFAGSPDLLPERMHTAEASFSTYVRSNSLIISAFSRRTEGAISPYNSLVGSTLVTRFVNLRSQHDLGLNLYGSVKVWKSWQTIATANVYYTRLQGSAAQANLTNGGINYALGTISTWEVTPNWAAQFYGGFNSSKVRLQGRDAAFSYYQMSVRRNLPKQKGSVALGIDNPFQRRMAWVSYNEAAGFAFRSTSYQYNRGVRLTMIYRIGKSGPKQESARSRERRQSDLKEDQ, encoded by the coding sequence ATGAAAACCTATGTAATGCTTTGGCTGCTGGCGGGTAGCCTGTCCGGGTACGGCCGGAGCCTTTTCCCGCCCTCCAGCGCCGCCGATACGGGGACCGTGGTCCGTCCGGCAGGGGAGTGGGTCCTTCGGGGAGTCGTGCTGGACTCGGTTTCGCGGCAGCCCGTACCGTTCGCTACCCTTCGTCTGGTCGAGCTGCGGCAGGCGCGGGAGTCCAGAGGCACCAGCGCCAACGGGCAGGGCCAGTTTACGCTGAATCTGGCAACCGAAAACGCCTACCGGATCGAGGTGTCGAGCGTCGGGTACCAGTCCAGAAGCCTTCCGCTGCTGCCGGACGCGGGCCAGCCGCTGCTGCAGATCGTCCTGAAAGCCGCACCGAACACGCTGAAGGAAGTGGCCGTACGGGCTTCCCGGCCGCTGGTGGAGGAACAGCTGGACCGACTGGTGTACCATGCCGACCGCGACCAGACGGCCCAGGGCGGACTGGCTACGGACCTGATGCGAAAGGTGCCGCTGGTGACGGTGCTGCCCGACGGCGGACTCTCGGTCCGCGGCTCCACCAGCGTCAAACTGCTGGTCAACGGCCGAAGCTCCGTTCTGTCGAACAATCCGGCCGAGCTGTTGCGGCAGATTCCGGCGGAGTCCATCAAAGCCATCGAAGTGATCACGACCCCCTCGGCCCGTTACGAGGCCGAAGGAGCCACGCTGGTCAATATCGTGACGAAGAAAAACCTGGCTCAGGGCCTGAACGCCACCCTCAACGGCGGCATCGGCAGCACGGGCAGCAACGCGGCCAGCAGTTTGTCGGCCAACTACAAAAAGCTGAGCCTGAACGCGGGCCTGACGGGCAACTGGTTTTACAATCCCTTCGCGGCCGATGCGGACCTGTACCAGATCGAAGCGGGTGAGCGCCAAAAGGTGCTCCGGCAGGAAGCCAGCGGCACGATGGGCATTCAGGTGGTCAACGCCAACGCGGGAGTCGAGTACCGGCTTACGGACAAATCCCGCCTGCTGCTGGGGCTGAACCACCGGGTCCGCCAGGTCCGGACCGACCGCGAGGCTACGTTCCGTTCGCCCCTCGACGACAGCCCGCTGCCGTCCGGAAACTACCACTCCCGGATGCAGGCGGTGACCAACGACTGGAGCGCCGAATACAGCCGCACCTTCGGACGGGCCCAGCAGGAACTGGTCCTGAGCTGGACCGGCGGAACCACCCGCAACCGGACCGTGTCCGATCCCGCGCCGCCGGGTCTGAGCGACACCCGCGCCCTGAACCGGGAACAGGTTTTTCAGGCCGATTACCAGTACCCGCTGCGGCGTAACTGGCTGGTGGAGACAGGCGTGCGGTTTACGTCCCGCACCATCAGCAACAGCCTGGCTGATTCGCTCACCGACCGGCGTCTGAGCACGCTGCAATATCGCCAGCAGATCGGAGCGGCCTACCTGTCGAGCCAGTGGGATTTGAAAAACAGGTGGAGCTTTCGGGCGGGGATGCGCCTGGAGCAGACCTACAACCGCATCGAACAGGCCACCGGCCGGCAACCGCAGCAGTACACGAACCTGTTTCCGAATGTGCTGCTCCAGAAAAAGCTGAAAAACGCCCGCAGCCTGAAACTGGCCTACGGTCTGCGCATCCAGCGGCCACCCGCCCAGTTGCTGAACCCGGCCGTGGCCACGGTGGACCCGGTGAGCCGGTTTGCCGGAAGCCCGGACCTGCTTCCCGAACGGATGCATACGGCAGAAGCCAGCTTCAGTACCTACGTCCGAAGCAATTCGCTCATCATCAGTGCGTTTTCGCGCCGGACCGAAGGAGCCATCAGTCCTTACAATTCGCTGGTCGGCAGCACGCTGGTCACCCGGTTTGTGAATCTGCGCAGCCAGCACGATCTCGGCCTCAACCTGTACGGGTCGGTGAAAGTCTGGAAATCCTGGCAGACCATCGCCACCGCCAACGTGTACTACACCCGCCTTCAGGGCAGTGCCGCCCAGGCGAACCTGACCAACGGGGGCATCAATTACGCCCTCGGTACCATCTCGACCTGGGAAGTGACGCCCAACTGGGCCGCGCAGTTCTACGGAGGGTTCAATTCCTCGAAAGTCCGCCTGCAGGGCCGGGACGCCGCCTTCAGCTACTACCAGATGAGCGTGCGGCGCAATCTGCCCAAACAGAAAGGCAGCGTAGCGCTGGGCATCGACAACCCTTTCCAGCGCCGGATGGCCTGGGTGAGTTACAACGAAGCCGCCGGGTTTGCCTTCCGCAGTACCTCGTACCAGTACAACCGGGGTGTCCGCCTGACGATGATCTACCGCATCGGCAAGTCCGGTCCGAAGCAGGAATCAGCCCGGAGCCGCGAACGACGGCAAAGTGACCTGAAAGAAGACCAGTGA